DNA sequence from the Callospermophilus lateralis isolate mCalLat2 chromosome 2, mCalLat2.hap1, whole genome shotgun sequence genome:
GggatctggattcaatccccagtgccaaaacaaaaccaaaaaaaaaaaaaaaaaaacccaggcaCATGGTGTGTGTACAGTGAAATCACAAGGCCCAGAGTCAGCCACTCTgttcctcagttttctcatctgtaaggaTAATAATAGGACCTTCCCCTAATGACATCATCTGGTTGTGGAGTTGGGGGTGGCTCTTGTCAGTCACCTTCTGAGATGAGGCACCCGGAGCTGCCGGTGGCCCCTGTTAGGAAACTAGAAGGTCAGCCCCGTCAGTGAGTAAGCAGTGAGCGCTGCGTCCCTTGAGCTCTCTGCTGCTCTGCTCTTTGCACCGTGTAAAGAACTACACACGGGCCATTCCCTTCGTTTCCCAGAGCTCAGTTAGCTTCTTGTCAGAAAGAATTGCACACGCACAGCAATTCTCCTTATTTCATgatctttactttaaaaaaaaaaaatctttttatgaACAAATAACATGCACCCCGCCCTGTGCACTGGAGAGTGGACGGCACAGGGAAGCTTCACAGTGGGCGCCACTGCGTAACCACACCCAGAACAATAGACGGAACAGGATGAGGAGCCCTGAAGCCTCCCTCCCGCCTCCTTCTTGACATTATCCCCCAAAGAGAATCTCCATGGACTGAGAGTCAACACACACCCAACCAAAGAGATGTGTGAGGAAAAAGATAAAATCCACCTACCACTCCAATAGAACCTAGCACATAATAAGTGCCTAGCAAATGGAAGATTTTatttaactgtgtgtgtgtgtgtgtgtatgtgtgtgtgtgtgtgtgtgtgtgtgtgtgtgtgtgtgtgttttgctggggatccaacccaggcccTCATATATGccaagcaagtgctttaccactgagctacacctgtggtccttatcattctttattatatgAGGAAACAGTGCCCTTTCCACGTTAGAGTATAAAGTCCATGAGGGCAAGGAGTGAAAGGCCTTCAGCTACATTCTCACAGCATCCACAACAGGGCAGAGCCCACCGTACCTCTTTCACACGTTGCCATCTGTGAAACCAGCGCTGCCATAGAGCAGTGTTTGCAGTGGACCTAAGTTTGAGTTCTGTCTCTTTCTCAACTGACTGAAAGACCCTGGACAAACTCCTTCCCCTCTCTGAGCCACACTCAAAAACAATGAGTTCTTGTTGTGTATCCCTCTAAGACCCCTGTCCCATGTTGTTCTATGAATTTGAAGATTCCTAAAGGGAAAGGGCCTCAGGGCATTGACCCCTTTTACTCTGCTGGCCTCCCTAGTGGAGAAGGGGTTTAGAATGCCTTTCTTCTGATAGAAGCTTCCTCATCTCCCGCTGGGTTGAGTCTTATGCCCCAAGAGAAACCCGGGAGTGAGGGAGAGCAGCCAAAGCCTCCAGCCATGGGGTCATAATGGTTAAAGAAACAGACTTTAGAGCAGCTAGAGTCAGATCTTGGCATTGGATACACTCCAGTGTTTAGTCTTGGGCAAGTCTTTTGACAAGTCATGACTTTTCTGAGTCTGCTTCTGCAAAGTGGAAATAAGAATGATTGATTGCACAAAATCATTATGTAAAATACCTGCCACAGCTGGGGGTACTTTGTGGGTGCTCAAAAAGTGGTAGTAATGAGTAACTTATTGAGCTTATATTATTAAAAACTACATGAGCTGGAGGTGATGGTGTAtacctgtattcccagctactcaggagactgaggcaagaggatcacaagttcaaggccaacctcagcaagaccctccCCCATCTCCAATtacaaacaaaaagggctggggctgtagctcaatggtagagcacccctaggttcaatccctcataTAAAGGGGGAGGGGAATATATGTGTATTCCCGAAAGACAAGAAACTGTGTCTTATATTCCCAGTCTTTATTTGGAATCTGATGTATAGCAGGTTGTCTTCTTCTGGATTTTCCCAGAAGCAGAGCTTGAGGCAAGGATTTGAGTGTAAATACTATAGTAAATTTGGGAAGTGCAGAGATGCTAGTAGGAAGCAGAGAATTCATCTGGGGAAGAGCAGGCAGCCAGTACAAGGTGTGTTGTAAGGCCAGTCACTTAATGGGTAACTGAGAAGTGGTGCCCAATACATGCCATGGATCTATTCCATTTAAGGGGCGAAGGAGTGGGGTGCTTTTGGGGTGCTTATGTACCCACTTCTGAGAGTTGTCTGCTGTTCCCAGGGACGTGTCAATTTCCAATCACATCAAACCAACCGCAGTTCTGGGGCTGGGAGGAATGAGTGAAAAAGGCCCTTGGACACAGAGATGCACATATAAGCCCACCCAAAACCCTGGAAGTTCTGGAAGATGAAGCAGAAGTTCCTGGCAACACCTGCCACATAGATGCCCAGTAATTGGATCTTCTGAGACCCACCAGAGCCCATTCAGCTGCCACCGGAAAGCCCCACAGACCCCAATACCACTCTCCATCCTTGAGGAGCAATAACTTCTAAACCATTCTATGAAAGGTATAGAATGTGGGTTGGGATCATAAGGCAGAAAGTCCAAAGGTGAGGCTAAGCAGTGTGGACCAATGATCTCAGGAAAAAATGCACTTATTTCAGTATAGCAAttttattgtagggaagtggcaggaaaggcagcagacggGAAAGGGGAGGCAGCTGTCTGGGAGGGAGCCAATTCTAGCTCCTGGCTGGGACCACCTCAGTaggaacagaggaagggaagtctTTGGGCACAGTGAGCTGTACGCCAGTTACCTCCTGAGCAGGCAGAACAAGAAGGAGCCATCAGCCTCCTGCCTACCCCTTCCTCTTCCCCCAGGAAGACCACCCCCCAACTCCTACCACCAGCCCCAAACCTCAGTGGAGGGGAAAGACCCAGGAGGCCTCTCCCTGGAGAGCAAGGCTCCTTCCCTAGAGCTGCCTCCTTGGGCGCCTCCCAGaacttcccatcattcatccccAGCCCATCTCACCTCGGGTACACAGGGCCACACATCTGCCACCACAGGTGTTGGGCTGGCCGGCAGCCCAGTACGCAAAATTCCAAGAGCTGCCATCAGCCCAGAGGAACCTTTTACAACGGCCCTAGGGAAGGTAGAAGGAGAAGTGGTAGACTGAGGAGGGGTAGAGGGAGGCAGAGAGACAGAACCAATGCTGTCCTTGCTGGCTCTTCCTGCTGTCTGCAGGGCCATGGGCCCTTGACCACAGTGGACATTGCCCTGGTCAACTGCACCGTCATCGCATGCTGGGCATCCCAGTGACACAATCACCCTTAAGTTGACCCCATCCTAGAGCCAAGAGGCCCACAATCTTGCCCAGTTCATGGAGATAGAGGCCAAGAGGAACCTGAGCCCAGACCTCCTGATTCCAAGTCCTCGGCTCTTCCCAATGCCTGGGCAGGCCGTGGGTGCCTCGTCCAGGTGCGCTTCCTTTCCCAGCCGTTCAGAGGCTCATAGAGCAGAAATGCAGACACATCCACAGCAAGTTGGGCCCTGGCTGGGGTCAGCGGGTGTTGGCACTCCTCTTACCCTGCCCACGATCCTGCCTCCGATCCAGACTTGACCCTGGTTGAGCACCCTGACGGAGCACTGGAGTTGGTAATTAAAGCTGAAGTTGTGGATGGAGACGAGGTTGCCCCGGTAGCACCTCTGACAGACAAACTGCAAgacagggaaaaagagggagaatgcAGTGTCCTTCACACAGGAATCCCCACGGCCAGAGCCTTGGGTCTCTGAGTCTTCAAAGTGTATGCTCTACCTCCCCACCACGACTATTTCAAAGATTGGTGAACAAAAGACAACATGGGAAAAAAGGGGGGATTTCAAATATATTGATACCAAAATAAAGTCATGTACAAAATGCATCAAGTTTGCACATATCCCCCCATCTGACCCCAGCACCTCTGGAGGCCTCAGCCTCTACTGACACCCCAGAGccctcaaaatggaaaaaaactagTGCCTCAGAAGCTGAAGACATGTCTcctgccccctcccctgcccAGCCTCAGCCTCAGACCACTCACCTGAGCCTTATTAAACTGCTTGGCCCTCCTCACCAGGAGGTAGCGACACGTCTTGCATCCAGGGCTGCCTTCCAGTTTGACTATGTCTTCTTCCTTAGGGCACTGAAGGTCCTTG
Encoded proteins:
- the Prg2 gene encoding bone marrow proteoglycan isoform X1 translates to MKLPLFLTLLVGAVSTLHLRTETPDFNSPLENEALPQDGEILEPEPGELMPLEEEVEGGSGSKDDPEEEEAMESDSALDVVDKDLQCPKEEDIVKLEGSPGCKTCRYLLVRRAKQFNKAQFVCQRCYRGNLVSIHNFSFNYQLQCSVRVLNQGQVWIGGRIVGRGRCKRFLWADGSSWNFAYWAAGQPNTCGGRCVALCTRGGNWRTAHCAQRLPFLCSY
- the Prg2 gene encoding bone marrow proteoglycan isoform X2 — encoded protein: MKLPLFLTLLVGAVSTLHLRTETPDFNSPLENEALPQDGEILEPEPGELMPLEEEVEGGSGSKDDPEEEEAMESDSALDVVDKDLQCPKEEDIVKLEGSPGCKTCRYLLFVCQRCYRGNLVSIHNFSFNYQLQCSVRVLNQGQVWIGGRIVGRGRCKRFLWADGSSWNFAYWAAGQPNTCGGRCVALCTRGGNWRTAHCAQRLPFLCSY